Proteins co-encoded in one Saccharomyces cerevisiae S288C chromosome II, complete sequence genomic window:
- a CDS encoding uncharacterized protein (hypothetical protein; identified by gene-trapping, microarray-based expression analysis, and genome-wide homology searching), which translates to MELFHIRYLQAYLKVIGNYTCHLLFGTHKKTL; encoded by the coding sequence ATGGAACTGTTTCATATACGTTATTTACAGGCCTATCTTAAAGTTATAGGAAATTACACTTGCCATTTGCTTTTTGGTACTCACAAGAAG
- the UBP13 gene encoding ubiquitin-specific protease UBP13 (Ubiquitin-specific protease that cleaves Ub-protein fusions; UBP13 has a paralog, UBP9, that arose from the whole genome duplication), with translation MIRRWLTISKSGKKKKAVNDTITEEVEKVDFKPVNHDINDELCYSESSDNPSSSLFVSNLDTKETFLNEDNNLQISSGLDYSSETCNQGSNYSQDGIFYISNAKAINAYGGIITQGPEAPILAMKVSDSMPYGDGSNKVFGYENFGNTCYCNSVLQCLYNLSSLRENILQFPKKSRESDQPRKKEMRGKKPRIFTEASFEKSIAGTNGHLPNPKPQSVDDGKPTPVNSVNSNTAGPSEKKSKFFKSFSAKHVQDNNKKEGSPAILTTGKPSSRPQDAPPLIVETPNEPGAPSRLSFENVTDRPPDVPRKIIVGRVLNYENPSRGSSNSNNLDLKGESNSSLSTPLDKKDTRRSSSSSQISPEHRKKSALIRGPVLNIDHSLNGSDKATLYSSLRDIFECITENTYLTGVVSPSSFVDVLKRENVLFNTTMHQDAHEFFNFLLNELSEYIERENKKIAASDINSDSEPSKSKNFISDLFQGTLTNQIKCLTCDNITSRDEPFLDFPIEVQGDEETDIQEILKSYHQREMLNGSNKFYCDECCGLQEAERLVGLKQLPDTLTLHLKRFKYSEKQNCNIKLFNNIHYPLTLNVCSSINSKVCQKYELAGIVVHMGGGPQHGHYVSLCKHEKFGWLLFDDETVEAVKEETVLEFTGESPNMATAYVLFYKAMYSNAVEKNDRENMAKEQDDNIDNLIKYDDWLRTCNSGQKKKEELPIADDLDTAIDDSFVSNTPIKSSKKKSRMFSFRKS, from the coding sequence ATGATCAGAAGATGGCTAACTATAAGTAAGTCtgggaagaagaaaaaggctGTTAATGATACCATTACAGAAGAAGTAGAAAAGGTTGACTTTAAGCCTGTAAACCACGATATAAATGATGAACTCTGTTATAGCGAATCATCCGATAATCCCTCTAGCTCATTGTTTGTCTCTAATTTGGATACCAAggaaacttttttgaatgaaGACAATAATTTGCAGATTTCTTCCGGACTAGACTATTCTTCTGAAACGTGCAATCAAGGCAGTAATTACAGCCAGGATGGgatattttatatttcaaaCGCAAAGGCTATAAACGCATACGGAGGCATTATCACGCAAGGGCCCGAGGCACCCATATTAGCTATGAAGGTGTCCGACTCAATGCCCTATGGAGACGGCTCCAACAAAGTTTTTGGATACGAAAATTTTGGCAATACATGTTACTGTAACTCAGTTCTTCAATGTCTCTATAATCTGTCCTCATTACGTGAAAATATATTgcaatttccaaaaaaatcaagagAATCTGATCAaccaagaaagaaagaaatgagAGGTAAGAAACCAAGAATATTTACCGAAGCAAGTTTTGAGAAAAGCATTGCTGGTACCAATGGACATTTGCCTAACCCTAAACCTCAATCTGTTGATGATGGAAAGCCTACCCCTGTAAATTCTGTAAATTCAAATACAGCTGGGCCTTCAGAGAAGAAgagtaaattttttaaaagttttAGCGCGAAACATGTACAagacaataataaaaaggaaggaagtCCTGCTATATTAACCACTGGAAAACCCTCTTCTCGTCCTCAAGACGCACCTCCATTGATAGTCGAAACACCTAATGAGCCTGGTGCTCCGAGCAGATTGAGTTTCGAGAACGTCACAGATAGACCTCCGGATGTTCCGCGTAAAATAATTGTTGGCAGAGTTCTCAATTATGAAAATCCTTCAAGAGGTAGCAGTAATAGTAATAACCTGGACTTGAAAGGAGAAAGTAATAGCAGCTTATCCACTCCACTTGATAAAAAAGATACTAGAAGATCTAGTTCCTCTTCTCAAATATCCCCAGAACATAGAAAGAAATCCGCACTTATTCGTGGGCCAGTGCTCAATATTGACCATAGCTTAAACGGCTCAGATAAGGCTACTTTGTATTCCAGTTTGAGAGATATCTTTGAATGCATAACTGAGAATACGTATTTAACTGGTGTTGTATCGCCTAGCTCTTTTGTTGATGTTctcaaaagagaaaatgtATTATTTAATACTACTATGCATCAGGATGCTCacgaatttttcaatttcttattAAACGAGTTGAGTGAATATATAGAACgtgagaataaaaaaatagcagCCAGTGATATCAACAGCGATAGCGAACCGAGTAAGagtaaaaatttcatcagtGACTTGTTTCAAGGCACTTTAACGAATCAAATAAAATGTCTGACGTGCGATAACATTACATCTAGGGATGAGCCATTTTTGGATTTCCCCATAGAAGTTCAGGGAGATGAGGAAACAGATATACaggaaattttgaaaagttatCACCAGCGAGAAATGCTAAATGGCTCAAACAAGTTTTATTGTGACGAATGTTGCGGTTTACAGGAGGCAGAGAGATTAGTTGGTTTGAAGCAATTGCCTGATACTTTAACATTACACTTGAAAAGATTCAAGTATTCTGAGAAACAAAACTGTAATATTAAGCTTTTTAATAACATTCACTATCCTCTGACGCTAAATGTTTGCtcttcaataaattctAAGGTTTGTCAAAAGTATGAATTGGCTGGGATTGTCGTTCATATGGGCGGTGGGCCACAACACGGCCATTATGTTTCCCTATGTAAACATGAAAAGTTTGGCTGGTTGTTATTTGATGACGAAACGGTAGAGGCAGTTAAAGAGGAAACAGTGTTAGAATTCACAGGTGAATCTCCAAATATGGCAACAGCAtatgttttgttttataaAGCGATGTATTCAAACGctgttgaaaagaatgatCGTGAAAATATGgcaaaagaacaagatgATAATATAGACAATCTAATCAAGTACGATGATTGGCTAAGAACTTGCAATAGTggtcaaaagaaaaaggaagagcTGCCTATAGCAGACGATTTGGATACTGCTATAGACGACAGCTTTGTTTCTAACACACCCATAAAgtcttctaaaaaaaagtcgAGAATGTTTAGTTTTAGGAAAAgctga
- the PRS4 gene encoding ribose phosphate diphosphokinase subunit PRS4 (5-phospho-ribosyl-1(alpha)-pyrophosphate synthetase, synthesizes PRPP; which is required for nucleotide, histidine, and tryptophan biosynthesis; one of five related enzymes, which are active as heteromultimeric complexes; PRS4 has a paralog, PRS2, that arose from the whole genome duplication; a missense mutation in the conserved residue R196 of its human homolog PRPS1 is pathogenic), which translates to MNSESREDMAINSIKLLAGNSHPDLAEQISKKLGIPLSKVGVYQYSNKETSVTIGESLRDEDVYIIQTGIGEQEINDFLMELLILIHACKIASARKITTVIPNFPYARQDKKDKSRAPITAKLVANLLQTAGADHVITMDLHASQIQGFFHIPVDNLYAEPSVLNYIRTKTDFDNAILVSPDAGGAKRVAALADKLDLNFALIHKERQKANEVSKMVLVGDVTNKSCLLVDDMADTCGTLVKACDTLMEHGAKEVIAIVTHGIFSGSAREKLRNSRLSRIVCTNTVPVDLDLPIADQIDISPTFAEAIRRLHNGESVSYLFTHAPV; encoded by the coding sequence ATGAATTCAGAGTCTCGAGAAGATATGGCTATAAATAGTATCAAATTGCTAGCGGGAAACTCCCATCCTGATTTGGCTGAACAAATATCGAAAAAGTTAGGTATTCCACTTTCCAAAGTTGGTGTGTACCAGTATTCTAATAAAGAAACCTCTGTCACCATAGGTGAGAGCCTTCGCGACGAAGATGTGTATATTATCCAAACTGGAATAGGtgaacaagaaattaatgatttcttgatggaattattaattttaattCATGCTTGCAAAATTGCATCTGCAAGAAAGATCACTACTGTAATACCCAATTTTCCATATGCAAGACAAGACAAGAAAGATAAATCCCGGGCGCCCATTACCGCAAAGTTGGTTGCCAATTTATTGCAAACTGCTGGTGCTGATCATGTCATCACAATGGATCTCCATGCCTCCCAAATTCAAGGGTTTTTCCATATCCCGGTTGACAACCTATATGCAGAACCAAGTGTTTTAAATTATATTAGAACGAAAACAGATTTCGACAATGCTATTTTGGTGTCGCCTGATGCAGGTGGTGCTAAGAGAGTAGCTGCTTTGGCTGACAAGTTAGATTTAAATTTTGCTTTGATTCACAAAGAGAGGCAAAAAGCTAACGAGGTTTCAAAAATGGTGCTTGTTGGTGATGTTACCAATAAATCATGTTTATTAGTTGATGATATGGCGGATACTTGTGGTACGTTGGTAAAAGCTTGTGATACGTTGATGGAGCATGGTGCCAAAGAAGTTATAGCTATTGTTACACACGGTATTTTCTCCGGTTCAGCAAGAGAAAAGCTAAGAAATAGTAGATTGTCTAGAATTGTTTGCACAAATACCGTTCCGGTAGATTTGGATTTACCTATTGCTGACCAGATCGATATTAGTCCCACGTTCGCTGAAGCTATAAGAAGACTACACAATGGTGAATCCGTGTCATATTTGTTCACCCATGCTCCAGTATAG
- the AST1 gene encoding Ast1p (Lipid raft associated protein; interacts with the plasma membrane ATPase Pma1p and has a role in its targeting to the plasma membrane by influencing its incorporation into lipid rafts; sometimes classified in the medium-chain dehydrogenase/reductases (MDRs) superfamily; AST1 has a paralog, AST2, that arose from the whole genome duplication) → MAKDILKNQDPKLQAMIVEHSAPAPKEIPMDAPVLKRVARPLRHVKFIPIKSLIFHTKTGPMDFSYEKKIKTPIPKNKIVVRVSNVGLNPVDMKIRNGYTSSIYGEIGLGREYSGVITEVGENLNYAWHVGDEVYGIYYHPHLAVGCLQSSILVDPKVDPILLRPESVSAEEAAGSLFCLATGYNILNKLSKNKYLKQDSNVLINGGTSSVGMFVIQLLKRHYKLQKKLVIVTSANGPQVLQEKFPDLADEMIFIDYLTCRGKSSKPLRKMLEEKKISQYDPVEDKETILNYNEGKFDVVLDFVGGYDILSHSSSLIHGGGAYVTTVGDYVANYKEDIFDSWDNPSANARKMFGSIIWSYNYTHYYFDPNAKTASANNDWIEQCGDFLKNGTVKCVVDKVYDWKDHKEAFSYMATQRAQGKLIMNVEKF, encoded by the coding sequence ATGGCtaaagatattttgaagaaccAGGACCCTAAATTGCAAGCGATGATCGTTGAACACTCGGCGCCTGCTCCCAAAGAGATACCTATGGACGCTCctgttttgaaaagagtCGCTAGACCTTTAAGACATGTAAAGTTCATTCCAATTAAATCGCTGATATTCCATACTAAAACAGGGCCCATGGATTTTTCTTATGAAAAGAAGATCAAGACGCCTATTCCTAAGAACAAAATTGTAGTTCGAGTAAGTAATGTGGGTTTGAACCCTGTAGATATGAAAATCAGGAACGGCTACACATCGTCGATTTACGGTGAGATCGGCTTGGGGAGAGAGTACAGTGGTGTTATCACTGAGGTAGGCGAGAACCTAAACTACGCCTGGCACGTGGGTGATGAAGTATACGGTATATACTACCACCCTCATTTGGCCGTGGGATGTTTGCAAAGTTCAATCTTAGTAGATCCAAAGGTGGACCCAATCCTTTTGAGACCAGAATCGGTTAGCGCCGAAGAAGCTGCAGGCTCCTTATTCTGCCTGGCCACCGGCTATAATATTCTGAATAAATTATCCAAGAACAAGTATTTGAAGCAAGATTCAAACGTTTTGATTAATGGTGGAACTTCGTCAGTGGGGATGTTTGTCATACAATTATTGAAGCGTCATTACAAGTTACAGAAAAAACTAGTGATTGTAACGTCTGCAAATGGGCCCCAAGTTTTACAGGAGAAATTTCCTGATCTGGCTGATGAAATGATTTTCATCGATTACTTAACGTGTAGGGGTAAATCTAGTAAACCACTAAGAAAAATGCtcgaagaaaagaaaatttctcaGTATGATCCGGTCGAGGATAAGGAAACTATACTTAACTATAATGAGGGGAAGTTCGATGTTGTACTCGATTTTGTCGGTGGTTACGATATTTTGAGTCATTCTAGTTCATTGATTCACGGCGGTGGTGCGTACGTAACCACTGTAGGTGATTACGTTGCCAATTATAAAGAAGACATTTTCGATTCATGGGATAACCCAAGTGCCaatgcaagaaaaatgttCGGGTCTATTATCTGGTCATATAACTACACACATTACTATTTTGATCCGAATGCAAAGACGGCTTCCGCCAATAATGATTGGATTGAGCAATGTGGCGACTTTTTGAAGAACGGTACTGTAAAATGTGTCGTCGACAAAGTTTATGACTGGAAAGACCATAAAGAAGCATTTTCTTATATGGCCACTCAACGTGCCCAAGGAAAGTTAATCATGAACGTCGAAAAATTCTAG
- a CDS encoding uncharacterized protein (hypothetical protein; conserved among S. cerevisiae strains; YBL071C is not an essential gene), whose protein sequence is MILLKSEHGGKRKEMRQDDLMGPNHFSLRIMYKIIIYTYPVSLYAVKELNLSKTFSISALGILNSNSNRSPAKKQTFFSACVAKSYSSFFISICILDLASHL, encoded by the coding sequence atgatattattgaaatcTGAGCAtggaggaaaaagaaaagagatgCGACAAGATGATTTAATGGGTCCAAATCATTTTAGCCTACGTATCATGTATAAAATAATCATATACACCTACCCAGTATCCTTATATGCAGTAAAAGAGCTCAACCTGAGCAAAACGTTTTCCATCAGTGCACTTGGAATTTTGAATAGTAATTCCAACCGGAGTCCAGCGAAGAAGCAAACCTTCTTTTCTGCTTGCGTTGCTAAGTCATATAGctctttctttatttctatTTGTATTCTCGATCTAGCCTCTCATCTTTAG
- the KTI11 gene encoding Kti11p (Zn-ribbon protein that co-purifies with Dph1 and Dph2; forms a complex required for synthesis of diphthamide on translation factor eEF2 and with Elongator subunits Iki3p, Elp2p, and Elp3p; involved in modification of wobble nucleosides in tRNAs; forms a stable heterodimer with Ats1p) encodes MSTYDEIEIEDMTFEPENQMFTYPCPCGDRFQIYLDDMFEGEKVAVCPSCSLMIDVVFDKEDLAEYYEEAGIHPPEPIAAAA; translated from the coding sequence ATGTCAACATATGACGAAATCGAAATCGAAGATATGACGTTTGAGCCTGAAAATCAAATGTTCACCTATCCTTGTCCCTGTGGAGATAGGTTTCAAATATATCTGGATGACATGTTTGAGGGCGAAAAAGTTGCTGTTTGTCCCAGCTGCTCACTGATGATCGATGTAGTTTTCGATAAAGAAGACTTGGCTGAGTACTACGAAGAGGCAGGCATCCACCCCCCTGAGCCTATTGCCGCTGCTGCCTAA